Proteins found in one Acidobacteriota bacterium genomic segment:
- the pyrF gene encoding orotidine-5'-phosphate decarboxylase encodes MTTNPILAALDVADAGEAVALAARLRDAVGGVKIGSQLFTSAGPDLVERFVADGHRVFLDLKFHDIPNTVAGSVAAATSLGVWMLNVHASGGPAMLEAARRSAHETAAARGLARPLVIAVTVLTSLDASALRSVGIDASPIDQVVRLARLSRDAGLDGVVASPQETAAIRAACGPDFVIVTPGIRGGSAAAAPDDQQRTSTPAGAIAAGSSFLVIGRPITAAADPQAAARRMLAEAAGR; translated from the coding sequence GTGACGACGAACCCGATTCTCGCCGCACTGGACGTCGCGGACGCCGGCGAGGCCGTCGCGCTGGCGGCGCGGCTGCGGGATGCCGTCGGCGGCGTGAAGATCGGCAGCCAGTTGTTCACGTCGGCCGGCCCAGACCTCGTCGAGCGATTCGTCGCCGACGGGCACCGCGTGTTCCTCGATCTGAAGTTTCACGACATCCCGAACACGGTGGCGGGCTCGGTGGCGGCCGCGACGAGCCTGGGCGTCTGGATGCTCAACGTGCACGCGAGCGGCGGCCCCGCGATGCTCGAGGCCGCGCGCCGGTCCGCGCACGAGACGGCGGCCGCGCGCGGGCTCGCCCGGCCGCTGGTCATCGCCGTCACGGTGCTGACGAGCCTCGACGCCTCTGCCCTGCGATCGGTCGGCATCGACGCGTCGCCGATCGATCAGGTCGTGCGCCTGGCGAGGCTGTCGCGCGACGCGGGTCTCGACGGCGTCGTCGCGTCTCCCCAGGAAACGGCCGCGATTCGCGCGGCGTGCGGCCCGGACTTCGTGATCGTCACGCCGGGCATCCGCGGCGGCAGCGCCGCGGCCGCGCCCGACGACCAGCAGCGCACGTCGACGCCGGCCGGCGCGATCGCTGCCGGCAGCTCGTTTCTCGTGATCGGCCGTCCCATCACGGCCGCCGCGGATCCGCAAGCCGCGGCGCGCAGGATGCTCGCCGAGGCGGCCGGACGCTAA